In Gopherus flavomarginatus isolate rGopFla2 chromosome 1, rGopFla2.mat.asm, whole genome shotgun sequence, a single genomic region encodes these proteins:
- the CHST10 gene encoding carbohydrate sulfotransferase 10 isoform X3: MHHQWLLLAACFWVIFMFMVASKFITLTFKDPDVYGVKQEQLILTAMTKVEKIQVPEEKCLPEEIQPTGKVFSEDLMHQPLVHVKRIELLRNVCRDAALRNLSHTTISKFVLDRIFVCDKHKILFCQTPKVGNTQWKKVLIVLNGAFSSIEEIPENIVHDHEKNGLPRLSSFSDSEIQKRLNLYFKFFIVRDPFERLISAFKDKFVHNPRFEPWYRHEIAPGIIRKYRKNHTEIRGLQFEDFVRYLGDPNHRWLDVQFGDHIIHWVTYVELCAPCEITYSVVGHHETLEDDAPYILKEAGIDHLVSYPTIPPGITLYNKTKVERYFSGISKRDIRRLYARFEGDFKLFGYREPDFLLN, encoded by the exons ATGCACCATCAGTGGCTGCTGTTAGCTGCATGCTTTTGGGTGATATTCATGTTCATGGTTGCTAGCAAGTTCATCACACTGACTTTTAAAGACCCAGATG TATATGGTGTCAAGCAAGAGCAATTAATACTGACGGCTATGACAAAAGTTGAAAAGATACAAGTGCCAGAGGAGAAATGTTTGCCTGAAGAAATTCAG ccaACTGGAAAAGTTTTTTCTGAAGATCTGATGCACCAACCCCTGGTCCATGTGAAAAGGATTGAGCTTCTCAGGAATGTGTGCAGAGATGCAGCGTTGAGGAATCTCTCTCATACTACCATTTCCAAGTTTGTTTTGGACCGAATATTTGTTTGTGACAAGCACAAGATCCTGTTCTGTCAGACTCCGAAAGTGGGCAACACTCAATGGAAAAAAGTCCTGATTGTTTTAAATG GAGCATTTTCTTCCATAGAAGAGATCCCAGAGAACATAGTACATGACCATGAGAAGAACGGACTTCCACGCTTATCCTCCTTCAGTGACTCTGAAATTCAAAAACG ACTAAATTTATACTTCAAGTTTTTTATTGTAAGAGATCCATTTGAAAGACTTATTTCTGCATTTAAGGATAAGTTTGTCCACAATCCTCGATTTGAACCTTGGTACAGGCATGAAATTGCTCCTGGCATTATTCGGAAATACAGGAAGAATCACACAGAGATCAGGGGACTGCAGTTTGAGGACTTTGTGCGCTATTTGGGGGACCCTAACCACCGATGGCTAGATGTTCAGTTTGGTGATCACATAATTCATTGGGTAACATACGTGGAACTTTGTGCCCCATGTGAAATAACGTATAGTGTGGTTGGACACCATGAAACCCTGGAGGATGATGCTCCATATATCTTGAAAGAAGCAGGAATAGACCATCTGGTATCATATCCCACAATTCCACCAGGAATAACGTTATACAACAAAACAAAGGTAGAGCGTTATTTCTCAGGAATTAGCAAGAGAGATATAAGACGCCTATATGCCCGCTTCGAAGGAGACTTTAAACTCTTTGGATATCGGGAACCCGATTTCTTGCTAAACTGA
- the CHST10 gene encoding carbohydrate sulfotransferase 10 isoform X2 translates to MSGAAGPGKYKIFIWLTSDNMHHQWLLLAACFWVIFMFMVASKFITLTFKDPDVYGVKQEQLILTAMTKVEKIQVPEEKCLPEEIQPTGKVFSEDLMHQPLVHVKRIELLRNVCRDAALRNLSHTTISKFVLDRIFVCDKHKILFCQTPKVGNTQWKKVLIVLNGAFSSIEEIPENIVHDHEKNGLPRLSSFSDSEIQKRLNLYFKFFIVRDPFERLISAFKDKFVHNPRFEPWYRHEIAPGIIRKYRKNHTEIRGLQFEDFVRYLGDPNHRWLDVQFGDHIIHWVTYVELCAPCEITYSVVGHHETLEDDAPYILKEAGIDHLVSYPTIPPGITLYNKTKVERYFSGISKRDIRRLYARFEGDFKLFGYREPDFLLN, encoded by the exons gaaAATACAAAATTTTTATATGGCTCACGTCTGACAACATGCACCATCAGTGGCTGCTGTTAGCTGCATGCTTTTGGGTGATATTCATGTTCATGGTTGCTAGCAAGTTCATCACACTGACTTTTAAAGACCCAGATG TATATGGTGTCAAGCAAGAGCAATTAATACTGACGGCTATGACAAAAGTTGAAAAGATACAAGTGCCAGAGGAGAAATGTTTGCCTGAAGAAATTCAG ccaACTGGAAAAGTTTTTTCTGAAGATCTGATGCACCAACCCCTGGTCCATGTGAAAAGGATTGAGCTTCTCAGGAATGTGTGCAGAGATGCAGCGTTGAGGAATCTCTCTCATACTACCATTTCCAAGTTTGTTTTGGACCGAATATTTGTTTGTGACAAGCACAAGATCCTGTTCTGTCAGACTCCGAAAGTGGGCAACACTCAATGGAAAAAAGTCCTGATTGTTTTAAATG GAGCATTTTCTTCCATAGAAGAGATCCCAGAGAACATAGTACATGACCATGAGAAGAACGGACTTCCACGCTTATCCTCCTTCAGTGACTCTGAAATTCAAAAACG ACTAAATTTATACTTCAAGTTTTTTATTGTAAGAGATCCATTTGAAAGACTTATTTCTGCATTTAAGGATAAGTTTGTCCACAATCCTCGATTTGAACCTTGGTACAGGCATGAAATTGCTCCTGGCATTATTCGGAAATACAGGAAGAATCACACAGAGATCAGGGGACTGCAGTTTGAGGACTTTGTGCGCTATTTGGGGGACCCTAACCACCGATGGCTAGATGTTCAGTTTGGTGATCACATAATTCATTGGGTAACATACGTGGAACTTTGTGCCCCATGTGAAATAACGTATAGTGTGGTTGGACACCATGAAACCCTGGAGGATGATGCTCCATATATCTTGAAAGAAGCAGGAATAGACCATCTGGTATCATATCCCACAATTCCACCAGGAATAACGTTATACAACAAAACAAAGGTAGAGCGTTATTTCTCAGGAATTAGCAAGAGAGATATAAGACGCCTATATGCCCGCTTCGAAGGAGACTTTAAACTCTTTGGATATCGGGAACCCGATTTCTTGCTAAACTGA
- the CHST10 gene encoding carbohydrate sulfotransferase 10 isoform X1 — protein sequence MSGAAGPAGKYKIFIWLTSDNMHHQWLLLAACFWVIFMFMVASKFITLTFKDPDVYGVKQEQLILTAMTKVEKIQVPEEKCLPEEIQPTGKVFSEDLMHQPLVHVKRIELLRNVCRDAALRNLSHTTISKFVLDRIFVCDKHKILFCQTPKVGNTQWKKVLIVLNGAFSSIEEIPENIVHDHEKNGLPRLSSFSDSEIQKRLNLYFKFFIVRDPFERLISAFKDKFVHNPRFEPWYRHEIAPGIIRKYRKNHTEIRGLQFEDFVRYLGDPNHRWLDVQFGDHIIHWVTYVELCAPCEITYSVVGHHETLEDDAPYILKEAGIDHLVSYPTIPPGITLYNKTKVERYFSGISKRDIRRLYARFEGDFKLFGYREPDFLLN from the exons caggaaAATACAAAATTTTTATATGGCTCACGTCTGACAACATGCACCATCAGTGGCTGCTGTTAGCTGCATGCTTTTGGGTGATATTCATGTTCATGGTTGCTAGCAAGTTCATCACACTGACTTTTAAAGACCCAGATG TATATGGTGTCAAGCAAGAGCAATTAATACTGACGGCTATGACAAAAGTTGAAAAGATACAAGTGCCAGAGGAGAAATGTTTGCCTGAAGAAATTCAG ccaACTGGAAAAGTTTTTTCTGAAGATCTGATGCACCAACCCCTGGTCCATGTGAAAAGGATTGAGCTTCTCAGGAATGTGTGCAGAGATGCAGCGTTGAGGAATCTCTCTCATACTACCATTTCCAAGTTTGTTTTGGACCGAATATTTGTTTGTGACAAGCACAAGATCCTGTTCTGTCAGACTCCGAAAGTGGGCAACACTCAATGGAAAAAAGTCCTGATTGTTTTAAATG GAGCATTTTCTTCCATAGAAGAGATCCCAGAGAACATAGTACATGACCATGAGAAGAACGGACTTCCACGCTTATCCTCCTTCAGTGACTCTGAAATTCAAAAACG ACTAAATTTATACTTCAAGTTTTTTATTGTAAGAGATCCATTTGAAAGACTTATTTCTGCATTTAAGGATAAGTTTGTCCACAATCCTCGATTTGAACCTTGGTACAGGCATGAAATTGCTCCTGGCATTATTCGGAAATACAGGAAGAATCACACAGAGATCAGGGGACTGCAGTTTGAGGACTTTGTGCGCTATTTGGGGGACCCTAACCACCGATGGCTAGATGTTCAGTTTGGTGATCACATAATTCATTGGGTAACATACGTGGAACTTTGTGCCCCATGTGAAATAACGTATAGTGTGGTTGGACACCATGAAACCCTGGAGGATGATGCTCCATATATCTTGAAAGAAGCAGGAATAGACCATCTGGTATCATATCCCACAATTCCACCAGGAATAACGTTATACAACAAAACAAAGGTAGAGCGTTATTTCTCAGGAATTAGCAAGAGAGATATAAGACGCCTATATGCCCGCTTCGAAGGAGACTTTAAACTCTTTGGATATCGGGAACCCGATTTCTTGCTAAACTGA
- the CHST10 gene encoding carbohydrate sulfotransferase 10 isoform X5 — protein sequence MTKVEKIQVPEEKCLPEEIQPTGKVFSEDLMHQPLVHVKRIELLRNVCRDAALRNLSHTTISKFVLDRIFVCDKHKILFCQTPKVGNTQWKKVLIVLNGAFSSIEEIPENIVHDHEKNGLPRLSSFSDSEIQKRLNLYFKFFIVRDPFERLISAFKDKFVHNPRFEPWYRHEIAPGIIRKYRKNHTEIRGLQFEDFVRYLGDPNHRWLDVQFGDHIIHWVTYVELCAPCEITYSVVGHHETLEDDAPYILKEAGIDHLVSYPTIPPGITLYNKTKVERYFSGISKRDIRRLYARFEGDFKLFGYREPDFLLN from the exons ATGACAAAAGTTGAAAAGATACAAGTGCCAGAGGAGAAATGTTTGCCTGAAGAAATTCAG ccaACTGGAAAAGTTTTTTCTGAAGATCTGATGCACCAACCCCTGGTCCATGTGAAAAGGATTGAGCTTCTCAGGAATGTGTGCAGAGATGCAGCGTTGAGGAATCTCTCTCATACTACCATTTCCAAGTTTGTTTTGGACCGAATATTTGTTTGTGACAAGCACAAGATCCTGTTCTGTCAGACTCCGAAAGTGGGCAACACTCAATGGAAAAAAGTCCTGATTGTTTTAAATG GAGCATTTTCTTCCATAGAAGAGATCCCAGAGAACATAGTACATGACCATGAGAAGAACGGACTTCCACGCTTATCCTCCTTCAGTGACTCTGAAATTCAAAAACG ACTAAATTTATACTTCAAGTTTTTTATTGTAAGAGATCCATTTGAAAGACTTATTTCTGCATTTAAGGATAAGTTTGTCCACAATCCTCGATTTGAACCTTGGTACAGGCATGAAATTGCTCCTGGCATTATTCGGAAATACAGGAAGAATCACACAGAGATCAGGGGACTGCAGTTTGAGGACTTTGTGCGCTATTTGGGGGACCCTAACCACCGATGGCTAGATGTTCAGTTTGGTGATCACATAATTCATTGGGTAACATACGTGGAACTTTGTGCCCCATGTGAAATAACGTATAGTGTGGTTGGACACCATGAAACCCTGGAGGATGATGCTCCATATATCTTGAAAGAAGCAGGAATAGACCATCTGGTATCATATCCCACAATTCCACCAGGAATAACGTTATACAACAAAACAAAGGTAGAGCGTTATTTCTCAGGAATTAGCAAGAGAGATATAAGACGCCTATATGCCCGCTTCGAAGGAGACTTTAAACTCTTTGGATATCGGGAACCCGATTTCTTGCTAAACTGA
- the CHST10 gene encoding carbohydrate sulfotransferase 10 isoform X4 translates to MSGAAGPAGKYKIFIWLTSDNMHHQWLLLAACFWVIFMFMVASKFITLTFKDPDVYGVKQEQLILTAMTKVEKIQVPEEKCLPEEIQPTGKVFSEDLMHQPLVHVKRIELLRNVCRDAALRNLSHTTISKFVLDRIFVCDKHKILFCQTPKVGNTQWKKVLIVLNGAFSSIEEIPENIVHDHEKNGLPRLSSFSDSEIQKRDQIQDLPYGPCWSSFWIWDCIATRADQSSTLGKQEMQFKSLRGFSCLPGQCIRVQIAFQSSHSGALWDTTRRPIPSICSHTNPNPTWQYQFQRYSSRQGGVQKPVLRAHYINIKGLVVWTGAGLNRFNATKISLNA, encoded by the exons caggaaAATACAAAATTTTTATATGGCTCACGTCTGACAACATGCACCATCAGTGGCTGCTGTTAGCTGCATGCTTTTGGGTGATATTCATGTTCATGGTTGCTAGCAAGTTCATCACACTGACTTTTAAAGACCCAGATG TATATGGTGTCAAGCAAGAGCAATTAATACTGACGGCTATGACAAAAGTTGAAAAGATACAAGTGCCAGAGGAGAAATGTTTGCCTGAAGAAATTCAG ccaACTGGAAAAGTTTTTTCTGAAGATCTGATGCACCAACCCCTGGTCCATGTGAAAAGGATTGAGCTTCTCAGGAATGTGTGCAGAGATGCAGCGTTGAGGAATCTCTCTCATACTACCATTTCCAAGTTTGTTTTGGACCGAATATTTGTTTGTGACAAGCACAAGATCCTGTTCTGTCAGACTCCGAAAGTGGGCAACACTCAATGGAAAAAAGTCCTGATTGTTTTAAATG GAGCATTTTCTTCCATAGAAGAGATCCCAGAGAACATAGTACATGACCATGAGAAGAACGGACTTCCACGCTTATCCTCCTTCAGTGACTCTGAAATTCAAAAACG cgatcagatccaggatctcccgtatggtccatgctggagctctttttggatttgggactgcatcgccacccgtgctgatcagagctctacactgggcaaacaggaaatgcaattcaaaagtttgcggggcttttcctgtctacctggccagtgcatccgagttcagattgctttccagagcagtcacagtggtgcactgtgggataccacccggaggccaataccgtcgatttgcagccacactaaccctaatccgacatggcaataccaatttcagcgctactcctctcgtcagggaggagtacagaaaccggttttaagagcccattatatcaatataaagggcctcgttgtgtggacgggtgcagggttaaatcggtttaacgctactaaaatcagtttaaacgcgtag